A genomic region of Mesobacillus jeotgali contains the following coding sequences:
- a CDS encoding exo-beta-N-acetylmuramidase NamZ family protein: MKKWLAAVLTTVLILSSLTIALANHDSGQGKSQDLKKFKVGAEALLEDHKDLIKGKRVGLITNPTGVDQNLTSVVDLLFNAPDVELTALYGPEHGVRGSAQAGAYVEYYIDEKTQLPVYSLYGKTKKPTPDMLENVDVLLFDIQDVGTRFYTYIYTMAYAMEAAKENDIPFIVLDRPNPLGGVKVEGPVLETDYKSFVGNYEIPLRHGMTVGELAKLFNEEFNIGADLTVVEMDRWKRTMHYDETPLEFVMPSPNMPTLDTAFVYPGAALIEGTNVSEGRGTTKPFELIGAPFINSDDLSAKLNSLKLPGVKFRAASFTPTFSKHAGKLSHGIQIHITDQDSFEPIVTGLHIVKTIHDMYPEDFQFRAEDSRGISFFDLLTGNGWIREEIEAGTSVEEIQTMWQDELNEFKQVREKYLLY; this comes from the coding sequence TTGAAAAAATGGCTGGCAGCAGTATTGACGACCGTCCTCATCCTCTCTTCATTGACGATTGCGTTGGCAAATCATGATAGTGGACAGGGCAAAAGCCAGGACCTGAAGAAATTCAAGGTTGGTGCAGAAGCACTGCTCGAAGACCACAAGGATTTAATCAAAGGCAAGCGAGTCGGACTGATCACGAATCCTACTGGAGTAGACCAAAATCTGACGAGTGTTGTCGACCTGCTTTTCAATGCTCCTGATGTCGAGTTGACCGCACTTTACGGTCCTGAGCATGGCGTGCGTGGAAGCGCACAGGCTGGAGCTTATGTAGAGTACTATATCGATGAAAAAACACAACTTCCTGTATACAGCCTTTACGGTAAAACGAAGAAACCAACACCTGATATGCTCGAAAATGTAGATGTCCTATTGTTTGACATTCAGGATGTAGGAACCAGGTTCTATACGTATATTTACACAATGGCTTATGCGATGGAAGCGGCAAAGGAAAATGATATTCCATTCATCGTGCTTGACCGTCCGAATCCGCTTGGCGGTGTTAAGGTTGAGGGACCTGTCCTCGAAACAGATTATAAATCCTTTGTAGGAAACTATGAGATCCCTCTGCGTCATGGCATGACCGTAGGTGAGCTGGCGAAGCTCTTTAATGAAGAATTCAACATTGGCGCAGACTTGACTGTCGTTGAGATGGATCGCTGGAAGCGCACAATGCATTATGATGAAACGCCTCTGGAGTTTGTTATGCCATCACCAAACATGCCTACCCTGGATACTGCATTCGTTTATCCGGGAGCAGCATTGATTGAAGGAACGAATGTATCGGAGGGAAGAGGGACGACAAAACCGTTTGAGCTGATCGGGGCACCGTTCATCAATTCCGATGACTTGTCCGCAAAATTGAACTCTTTGAAGCTTCCAGGAGTAAAGTTCAGGGCAGCATCGTTCACCCCGACGTTCTCAAAGCATGCAGGCAAACTGTCACATGGAATCCAGATTCATATTACCGACCAGGATTCATTTGAGCCGATTGTAACAGGACTTCATATTGTAAAAACAATTCACGATATGTATCCTGAAGACTTCCAATTCCGTGCAGAAGACAGCAGGGGAATTTCCTTCTTCGATCTTCTGACAGGAAACGGCTGGATCAGGGAAGAAATTGAAGCCGGAACATCCGTCGAAGAAATCCAGACGATGTGGCAAGATGAATTGAATGAGTTCAAGCAAGTGAGGGAAAAGTACCTTCTCTATTAA
- a CDS encoding DinB family protein, which produces MSELLFKHFELTRGNFLKNIEAINAEQASVQPEGFNNNIHWHIGHVLTVTEQFMMGFPKKSQHLPASYIELFGNGTRPSEWAGDVPSVDILRDQLKAQLGRIKEIPASMLDEKLKKPFLGLETFGELANMALFHEAYHLGQIHAMRKLVK; this is translated from the coding sequence ATGAGCGAGCTTTTATTTAAGCATTTTGAATTGACTAGAGGCAATTTTTTAAAAAACATTGAGGCCATCAATGCAGAACAGGCAAGTGTTCAGCCAGAAGGCTTCAATAATAATATCCATTGGCACATTGGACATGTACTGACAGTTACAGAACAATTCATGATGGGGTTCCCGAAAAAATCGCAGCATCTCCCTGCAAGCTACATAGAGTTGTTCGGGAACGGTACTCGACCGTCTGAATGGGCGGGAGATGTACCTTCTGTTGATATTTTGCGTGACCAGTTGAAAGCACAGCTGGGGAGAATCAAGGAAATTCCGGCTTCAATGCTGGATGAGAAGCTAAAGAAGCCTTTTCTTGGGCTGGAGACTTTTGGTGAGCTAGCGAATATGGCATTATTCCATGAAGCCTATCACCTCGGGCAAATTCACGCGATGAGAAAATTAGTAAAATAA
- a CDS encoding serine hydrolase domain-containing protein → MKNKSLSIALAAVLGTGMMIPVSFADGNQPPGGTIEQREGKGGFKEVHPVFSWDKPGPLSPVLHKGSVRGAGMVQQPLDEIDGHMEKMIAAGVMPGAVAFVARRGHIVKQKAYGFAYRYEDDQFTESSEPIKMEEDTIFDLASISKIFTTTAAMVLYDQGRFELDEKVSEHIPEFAANGKEDVTIRQLLTHTSGFTAWVPLYTKGSSREDRMNLVLEHPLKNEPGSTYTYSDLNMITLGLLIERLSGQRQDEFVKEHITQPLGMKETMYNPPSSLKKRIAATEYQPWTNRGIVWGEVHDENAWSLDGVAGHAGVFSTAEDLAKLAHMYLNDGRYGSEVILKPETVEMIIENQIPEFPGDDHGLGWELAQGWFMDALSEGTSLGHTGYTGTSIVVNRNNGTIAILLTNRVHPSRSTVSTNVARRQLARQVADSIPVNIPDGSAWFSGYGDKLQRTMTAEVKLEETARLSFDTWYRIEADADYGYLEISEDGENWEQAAVFTGTSVEWDTAEVEISAATKHVRFRYETDSYTNGRGWYVDNIRLVTSDDKKVEPDFSGEGWQQRNY, encoded by the coding sequence ATGAAGAACAAATCATTGTCGATTGCATTAGCAGCAGTTCTCGGTACAGGAATGATGATTCCGGTGTCATTTGCGGATGGCAATCAACCACCAGGGGGAACGATTGAACAGCGGGAGGGCAAAGGTGGCTTCAAGGAAGTCCATCCTGTATTTTCATGGGACAAGCCAGGCCCTTTATCGCCAGTGCTCCATAAAGGATCGGTTCGAGGAGCGGGCATGGTACAGCAGCCGCTAGACGAGATCGACGGGCATATGGAAAAAATGATTGCTGCTGGCGTGATGCCAGGTGCTGTCGCGTTCGTCGCTCGCCGCGGCCATATCGTGAAGCAGAAGGCATATGGATTTGCCTACAGATATGAAGATGACCAATTCACTGAATCTAGTGAACCGATCAAGATGGAGGAGGACACTATCTTCGACCTTGCCTCTATCAGTAAAATTTTCACCACCACAGCAGCTATGGTTCTTTATGACCAGGGAAGGTTCGAGCTCGATGAGAAAGTCTCTGAGCACATTCCTGAATTTGCTGCTAACGGAAAGGAAGACGTCACGATCAGGCAGCTCCTTACCCACACATCTGGTTTCACTGCATGGGTTCCCCTCTATACAAAAGGAAGCAGCCGCGAAGACAGGATGAATCTTGTCTTGGAGCATCCGTTAAAAAATGAGCCGGGCAGTACTTATACATACAGCGACCTCAACATGATCACGCTCGGTTTGTTGATCGAAAGGCTCTCAGGCCAGCGCCAGGATGAGTTTGTCAAAGAGCATATAACACAGCCGCTGGGCATGAAAGAAACAATGTACAATCCTCCTTCATCACTTAAAAAGCGGATCGCCGCGACAGAATACCAGCCATGGACGAACCGCGGAATCGTCTGGGGAGAAGTCCATGATGAAAATGCCTGGTCACTGGATGGTGTTGCAGGACATGCTGGAGTGTTCTCGACGGCAGAAGATCTCGCCAAGCTGGCTCATATGTATTTGAATGACGGGCGTTATGGCAGCGAAGTCATTTTAAAGCCAGAAACAGTGGAAATGATCATCGAAAACCAAATCCCAGAGTTCCCTGGTGATGACCATGGTTTAGGCTGGGAGCTCGCCCAGGGATGGTTCATGGATGCTTTATCAGAAGGAACCTCCCTTGGACATACGGGTTATACCGGCACCTCGATTGTCGTAAACAGAAATAATGGCACGATCGCAATCCTGCTTACCAACAGGGTCCATCCAAGTCGAAGTACGGTTTCAACCAATGTTGCGAGGAGACAGCTGGCAAGACAGGTTGCCGATTCCATCCCGGTAAATATTCCGGATGGGTCAGCATGGTTTTCAGGGTATGGAGACAAGCTCCAACGCACGATGACTGCAGAGGTAAAACTTGAAGAGACTGCTAGACTATCATTCGACACCTGGTATCGGATTGAAGCAGATGCTGATTATGGTTATCTGGAGATCTCCGAAGACGGTGAAAACTGGGAACAAGCAGCTGTTTTTACTGGCACCAGCGTTGAATGGGATACAGCGGAGGTTGAAATTTCGGCAGCAACCAAGCACGTCCGTTTCCGCTACGAAACGGACAGTTATACAAATGGACGGGGCTGGTATGTCGACAATATCAGACTGGTAACCTCTGATGATAAGAAGGTTGAGCCTGATTTTTCAGGAGAAGGCTGGCAGCAAAGAAATTACTGA
- a CDS encoding FMN-dependent NADH-azoreductase yields MAKVLYITAHPLTEEQSFSLAAGKAFIDTYKEQNQSDEVIHLDLYKENIPHIDADVLGGWGKLQKGTEFTELTADEQSKVGRLAELVDQFTAADKFVFVTPLWNFSFPPVMKAYLDAVAVAGKTFRYTQEGPVGLMTDKKALHIQARGGYYSEGPAANMEMGNRYIETIMNFFGVPSMECLYLEGHNANPEKAQEIKANGIARAKDLAHTF; encoded by the coding sequence ATGGCTAAAGTTTTATACATCACAGCACACCCACTGACTGAAGAACAATCTTTCAGTCTAGCAGCAGGAAAAGCGTTCATCGATACGTACAAAGAACAAAACCAGAGTGATGAAGTCATTCATCTGGATCTATATAAAGAAAACATTCCTCACATCGATGCCGATGTTTTAGGCGGATGGGGCAAGCTGCAAAAAGGAACTGAGTTCACTGAACTGACAGCAGACGAACAATCAAAAGTAGGCCGTCTTGCTGAACTGGTTGACCAGTTCACAGCAGCAGACAAATTTGTTTTTGTGACACCGCTATGGAACTTCTCATTCCCTCCAGTCATGAAGGCATATCTGGACGCAGTTGCAGTAGCAGGTAAAACATTCAGATATACACAGGAAGGACCTGTCGGTTTGATGACAGACAAAAAAGCCCTTCACATCCAGGCCCGCGGAGGTTACTACTCAGAAGGACCGGCAGCAAACATGGAAATGGGAAATCGCTACATCGAAACAATCATGAACTTCTTCGGTGTACCTTCAATGGAATGCCTATATCTCGAAGGCCACAATGCGAATCCAGAAAAAGCACAAGAAATCAAAGCAAACGGAATCGCACGTGCTAAGGATTTGGCACACAC
- a CDS encoding nucleoside triphosphate pyrophosphohydrolase produces MEKKEYNKLVRDYFPELMKEKGKNVEFEILDGSQYSEKLMAKFNEEVEKFRNAGTDRLLGEIVDLLEVVYAIADHRGITESEVEFMRQLKKTRSGGFRKKIMLKTIEEKS; encoded by the coding sequence ATGGAGAAAAAGGAATATAACAAGCTTGTAAGAGATTATTTTCCGGAGTTAATGAAGGAAAAAGGCAAAAATGTTGAATTTGAAATTTTGGATGGAAGTCAATATAGTGAAAAACTTATGGCGAAGTTCAATGAGGAAGTCGAGAAGTTCCGGAATGCGGGAACGGACAGGCTGCTGGGTGAAATCGTCGACTTGCTGGAAGTGGTATATGCGATTGCCGATCATCGCGGCATCACGGAATCTGAAGTAGAGTTCATGCGCCAGCTAAAGAAGACTCGCAGCGGCGGCTTCAGGAAAAAAATCATGCTAAAAACAATTGAAGAAAAATCCTGA
- a CDS encoding VOC family protein: MNFHQPPVTFVGQVNIKVENLERSLAFYEKLIGFKIYDKTDTSALLTADGKNVLLSIEQPSDVIPKKGRTTGLYHFALLLPERKDLAKVLKHFLQTGYPLQGASDHLVSEALYLADPDGNGIEIYTDRPATKWEWNKQHVVMATEALDAENLFAEGMEGTWNGLPEGTVMGHIHLHVAELDKTEEFYTKGLGFDVVSRYGPQALFISSGKYHHHIGLNTWNGVGAPKPEANSVGLDSYILVLPDDISLKGTIARLKKIGAQVSDENGTFITTDPSGNQIKLVTAM, translated from the coding sequence ATGAACTTTCATCAACCGCCAGTCACTTTTGTGGGGCAAGTAAATATAAAAGTAGAGAACCTGGAACGTTCCCTTGCTTTTTATGAAAAATTAATTGGCTTTAAGATATATGACAAAACGGATACGTCCGCTCTGTTAACTGCCGATGGAAAAAATGTGCTATTAAGCATTGAGCAGCCATCAGATGTGATTCCAAAGAAGGGAAGAACAACTGGCTTGTATCATTTCGCGCTCTTGCTTCCAGAAAGGAAGGACCTTGCGAAAGTGTTGAAGCATTTCCTGCAGACTGGATATCCTTTGCAGGGGGCATCTGACCATCTTGTAAGTGAAGCACTGTATTTAGCAGATCCGGATGGAAATGGTATCGAGATCTATACAGACAGACCAGCTACAAAATGGGAATGGAATAAGCAGCATGTGGTGATGGCCACTGAAGCATTGGATGCCGAAAACCTTTTTGCAGAGGGGATGGAAGGTACATGGAATGGGCTACCTGAAGGGACAGTGATGGGGCATATCCATTTACACGTTGCAGAACTAGATAAAACTGAGGAGTTTTACACAAAGGGACTTGGTTTTGACGTGGTAAGCCGATACGGTCCGCAGGCTCTCTTCATTTCTTCAGGCAAGTATCATCACCATATTGGGCTGAATACCTGGAATGGTGTAGGTGCTCCCAAGCCTGAAGCCAATAGCGTTGGACTCGACTCATATATCTTGGTATTGCCGGACGATATAAGCCTGAAAGGTACAATAGCCCGCTTGAAAAAAATCGGTGCACAGGTGTCAGATGAAAATGGCACATTCATTACTACTGACCCGTCTGGAAACCAAATCAAGCTGGTAACAGCTATGTAA
- a CDS encoding winged helix-turn-helix transcriptional regulator: MDKSICPRFEKAMTILSQRWTGLIIYQLLTGPQRFCTIESSMGVSGRVLSERLKDLESEGIVRREVHPETPVRIEYSLTEKGKALEPLMREIEKWSKSWLEA; encoded by the coding sequence ATGGATAAGTCGATTTGTCCAAGATTTGAAAAAGCCATGACAATCCTAAGCCAGCGTTGGACTGGCTTGATCATATACCAGCTGCTTACTGGACCGCAGCGATTTTGTACGATTGAATCCTCGATGGGAGTAAGTGGAAGGGTGCTTTCAGAGCGGTTGAAGGATTTGGAAAGCGAAGGAATTGTGCGACGCGAAGTCCATCCTGAAACCCCGGTCCGGATCGAGTATTCATTGACGGAAAAAGGCAAGGCACTGGAACCTCTTATGAGAGAAATAGAAAAATGGTCAAAGAGCTGGCTGGAGGCATAA
- a CDS encoding Dps family protein, whose protein sequence is MKNELTQSVNKQIANWTVLYFKLHNYHWYVTGPEFFTLHAKFEELYNEAALHIDELAERLLAMGDKPVATMSAALELASVKEASGNESATDMVASIVDDYSTVIHDLKKGMELAEEVHDETTSDLLLSIHSGLEKHMWMLNSFLGR, encoded by the coding sequence ATGAAAAATGAATTGACGCAGTCAGTAAACAAGCAAATCGCAAACTGGACTGTACTCTACTTTAAGCTCCATAACTATCACTGGTATGTGACAGGTCCGGAATTTTTCACTCTGCACGCAAAATTCGAAGAGCTATACAACGAAGCGGCCCTACATATCGATGAACTTGCCGAAAGATTACTGGCAATGGGTGACAAACCTGTCGCAACAATGTCCGCTGCACTTGAACTCGCCTCTGTAAAAGAAGCATCAGGGAATGAAAGCGCAACTGATATGGTCGCAAGCATAGTAGATGACTATTCAACAGTGATTCATGATCTAAAGAAGGGTATGGAGCTGGCAGAGGAAGTCCATGATGAAACAACAAGCGACCTGCTTCTTTCCATTCACTCCGGTTTGGAAAAGCATATGTGGATGCTGAACTCTTTCCTGGGGAGATAA
- a CDS encoding methionine aminopeptidase: MGLINALNQWRNARYENHLTNMKDQNKCPDCHGRGYYAFSANEFVYYAAPYECPGCSGSGLYTDWNNSTT; this comes from the coding sequence ATGGGATTAATCAATGCGCTCAACCAATGGAGAAATGCAAGATACGAAAACCACCTTACTAATATGAAGGACCAGAATAAATGCCCGGATTGCCATGGCAGAGGATATTACGCTTTTTCCGCGAATGAGTTTGTTTATTATGCGGCACCATACGAATGTCCTGGCTGCAGCGGCAGTGGATTATATACAGATTGGAACAACAGTACGACCTAA
- a CDS encoding glycoside hydrolase family 3 protein codes for MRKLSKLMLYTLVFVLAFSQMIPGISLKKANAEEKNQVEDLVIYENIPEAEAAVKDGNLQLKALHVYSEGNFLLASENLDWESSNKNVATVDQGGNVEFTGQNGRTFITVRDGTFKDRIALDYKVKPSSKDEGEKRKPESEALVIKQEGQRYDLIGNAISKMSLDEKTGQMLMPDFRNWNGKNVTEMLPEIEQLVKKYHLGGVILFRENVVTTEQTARLVSDYQEAAEKFGLLLTIDQEGGIVTRLQSGTDMPGNMALGATRSPEIAYNVGNAIGEELASLGINMNFAPVMDVNNNPDNPVIGVRSFGEDPQLVADMGVAYTKGLQAAGVAATAKHFPGHGDTAVDSHLGLPEVPHDKERLKEVELYPFQKGMEAGIDAIMTAHVTFPKIDGTKAISQKTGEEIAIPATLSYKVLTGLMREEMGYEGVITTDAMNMKAIADHFGPVDAAIRAVQAGTDIVLMPVGLEEVAAGMLEAVKNGKISEERIEESVRRILTLKIKRGVIKEETPVSVEDKIGNAVKVVGSAEHKQIEKEAAEKSITLVKNDAGLPLQLESSERVVVVGNTFISGLGDAIKKRHENTTVISSSTYKLTEDQLEQIKNASAVVVGTYTYNVSGRTPSSAQMAMVNQIIKLADAPVIGVGIRNPYDIMAYPEIDAYLTQYGFRPASFEAAAGAMFGEFTPTGKLPITIPDYNGGVLYEFGHGLTY; via the coding sequence ATGAGGAAACTCAGCAAGCTTATGCTTTATACACTAGTGTTCGTTCTGGCTTTTTCACAAATGATTCCCGGCATTTCTTTGAAAAAAGCCAATGCCGAGGAAAAAAACCAGGTGGAGGACCTGGTGATTTACGAAAACATTCCAGAAGCGGAAGCAGCAGTAAAAGATGGAAACCTCCAATTGAAAGCACTCCATGTATATTCAGAAGGAAATTTCTTGCTTGCATCTGAAAACCTTGACTGGGAGTCTTCGAATAAAAATGTCGCAACAGTGGACCAGGGTGGAAATGTGGAGTTTACAGGGCAGAATGGACGGACGTTCATTACAGTGAGAGACGGTACTTTCAAGGACCGAATCGCACTCGATTATAAAGTGAAACCCTCCTCTAAAGATGAAGGTGAAAAAAGAAAGCCTGAATCGGAAGCGTTGGTCATTAAGCAGGAGGGCCAGCGCTATGATTTGATTGGCAATGCAATCAGCAAAATGAGCCTGGACGAAAAAACAGGGCAAATGCTGATGCCGGATTTCAGGAACTGGAATGGTAAAAATGTAACCGAAATGCTGCCAGAGATCGAGCAGCTTGTGAAAAAATATCATCTGGGCGGAGTCATCCTTTTCCGAGAAAATGTCGTTACAACAGAACAGACAGCACGCTTAGTATCCGATTATCAGGAGGCGGCTGAAAAATTCGGCCTGCTGCTGACGATTGACCAGGAAGGCGGGATTGTCACAAGGCTTCAATCTGGTACGGATATGCCAGGGAACATGGCATTGGGAGCGACACGCTCACCAGAAATCGCTTATAACGTAGGCAATGCAATCGGAGAGGAACTGGCGTCATTGGGTATCAACATGAACTTTGCACCGGTTATGGATGTTAATAACAATCCGGACAACCCGGTAATCGGCGTCCGCTCATTTGGCGAAGACCCACAGCTTGTTGCTGACATGGGTGTAGCGTATACAAAAGGACTCCAGGCCGCTGGTGTCGCCGCGACAGCGAAACACTTCCCGGGACATGGGGACACGGCTGTCGATTCCCACCTTGGACTGCCTGAAGTTCCGCACGATAAAGAACGCTTGAAGGAAGTCGAGTTGTATCCTTTCCAAAAAGGAATGGAAGCAGGTATTGATGCGATTATGACAGCACATGTCACTTTCCCTAAAATCGATGGAACAAAAGCAATCTCCCAGAAAACCGGGGAAGAAATCGCCATTCCTGCTACCCTTTCATACAAGGTCCTGACAGGGCTGATGCGTGAAGAAATGGGATATGAAGGCGTCATCACAACTGATGCGATGAATATGAAGGCAATCGCTGACCATTTCGGCCCTGTGGATGCAGCCATCCGCGCGGTACAAGCAGGCACGGATATCGTCTTGATGCCGGTCGGTCTTGAAGAAGTAGCAGCTGGCATGCTGGAAGCTGTAAAAAATGGCAAGATTTCCGAAGAACGAATCGAGGAATCGGTTAGACGCATTTTAACCCTGAAGATAAAAAGAGGCGTGATCAAGGAAGAAACGCCTGTTTCAGTTGAAGACAAGATTGGGAATGCAGTGAAAGTGGTCGGCTCTGCTGAGCATAAGCAAATTGAAAAAGAAGCGGCTGAGAAATCAATCACTTTGGTTAAAAATGATGCAGGATTGCCTCTACAGCTGGAAAGCAGTGAGAGGGTCGTCGTTGTGGGCAACACTTTTATCAGCGGCCTGGGTGATGCGATTAAAAAGCGCCATGAAAATACAACTGTCATCTCATCTTCAACTTATAAGCTGACTGAGGATCAGCTGGAACAAATTAAAAACGCCAGCGCTGTGGTAGTCGGCACCTATACTTACAATGTATCAGGCCGTACACCTTCTAGTGCTCAGATGGCAATGGTCAACCAGATCATTAAGCTTGCAGATGCTCCTGTTATCGGTGTTGGCATCCGCAATCCATATGACATTATGGCTTACCCTGAAATTGACGCATATCTAACCCAATACGGGTTCCGTCCAGCAAGCTTTGAAGCAGCAGCCGGAGCGATGTTTGGTGAATTCACGCCAACAGGGAAGCTGCCGATCACGATTCCTGATTATAATGGCGGGGTCCTTTACGAATTCGGCCATGGATTAACCTATTAA
- a CDS encoding DoxX family protein, protein MFAKWLRENNIAAGLLTVIRVWLGYNWMTAGWGKLTGEGFDATGYLTRAVENPVKGPDGNAVYGWYVNFLENFAIPNVELFNFIVPLGEFLVGLGLILGTLTTAAMFFGLVMNFSFFLAGTVSHNPTDIFFGFIILFAGYNAGKYGLDRWVVPFIRKTVFKQTPEAAHKSA, encoded by the coding sequence ATGTTCGCTAAATGGTTAAGAGAAAACAATATTGCTGCTGGCCTGTTGACTGTGATTCGTGTTTGGCTGGGTTACAACTGGATGACTGCAGGATGGGGAAAATTGACTGGTGAGGGATTTGACGCAACTGGATATTTAACACGTGCCGTAGAAAATCCTGTAAAAGGTCCAGACGGAAATGCGGTATATGGTTGGTACGTGAACTTCCTTGAAAACTTTGCGATCCCGAATGTCGAACTTTTTAACTTCATCGTTCCACTTGGAGAGTTCCTTGTTGGACTTGGTTTAATCCTGGGAACACTGACAACTGCAGCCATGTTCTTCGGCCTGGTAATGAACTTCAGCTTCTTCCTTGCTGGAACTGTATCTCATAACCCAACTGACATCTTCTTCGGCTTCATCATCCTGTTCGCAGGCTACAACGCTGGTAAATATGGCTTAGACCGCTGGGTGGTTCCTTTCATCCGCAAGACTGTTTTCAAACAAACACCAGAAGCTGCACATAAATCTGCTTAA
- the nadE gene encoding ammonia-dependent NAD(+) synthetase — protein MSLQKQIIEALNVRPEINPQEEIRNRINFLKDYLQVSKAKGFVLGISGGQDSTLAGRLAQLAVEELRSEGTDAKFVAVRLPYSVQKDEEDAQKALKFIQPDKTITFNIQPAVDTFNTQFEDAIGDKMTDFNKGNAKARMRMITQYAIAGQEGLLVIGTDHAAEAVTGFFTKYGDGGADLLPLTGLNKRQGRELLKAMNAEPRLYLKEPTADLLDNKPLQADETELGVSYEAIDDYLEGKQIDEADAAKIETRYLTSEHKRQVPASMFDSWWKK, from the coding sequence ATGAGCTTGCAAAAACAGATTATAGAAGCGTTGAATGTCCGTCCGGAAATTAATCCTCAGGAGGAAATCAGGAACAGAATTAACTTTCTCAAGGATTACTTACAAGTTTCAAAAGCAAAAGGATTCGTTCTTGGAATTAGTGGCGGCCAGGATTCCACCCTTGCCGGAAGATTGGCACAGCTCGCAGTAGAGGAACTGCGCTCGGAGGGTACTGATGCCAAATTCGTGGCTGTAAGACTTCCATATTCAGTGCAAAAAGATGAAGAGGATGCACAGAAAGCACTGAAGTTCATCCAGCCTGATAAAACAATCACTTTCAACATCCAGCCAGCGGTAGACACTTTTAACACACAGTTTGAGGATGCTATTGGTGATAAAATGACCGATTTTAACAAAGGTAACGCAAAAGCACGAATGAGGATGATCACGCAATATGCGATCGCTGGTCAGGAAGGTTTACTTGTGATTGGGACCGACCATGCCGCAGAGGCCGTGACAGGATTCTTCACAAAATACGGTGATGGCGGAGCTGACTTGCTGCCACTAACCGGACTGAACAAGAGACAGGGAAGGGAACTGCTAAAAGCTATGAATGCAGAGCCAAGATTGTATCTCAAAGAGCCGACGGCTGACCTTCTAGACAACAAGCCGCTCCAGGCAGATGAAACCGAGCTCGGTGTGAGCTATGAAGCCATCGATGATTACCTGGAAGGAAAGCAGATTGACGAAGCAGATGCAGCAAAAATTGAAACAAGATATCTTACTTCAGAGCATAAACGACAAGTGCCCGCATCCATGTTTGATTCATGGTGGAAGAAATAA
- a CDS encoding HIT family protein — MYQENCPYCNVHADEEQEIVLENETCYFIQKESEQQVLQGSGLIIPKLHKQDVFELSEQEWNDSRELLLGAKKILDDKYTPDGYSVGWNTGRAGGQSIFHAHLHVIPRFNDEPLAGKGIRYWIKQKENKRK; from the coding sequence ATGTACCAGGAGAATTGTCCATATTGCAATGTACATGCAGATGAAGAGCAGGAAATCGTTCTGGAGAATGAAACCTGTTATTTTATCCAGAAGGAGTCTGAGCAGCAGGTCCTGCAGGGAAGCGGGCTGATTATACCGAAGCTTCATAAGCAAGATGTCTTTGAGTTATCAGAACAGGAGTGGAATGATTCCAGGGAGTTGCTGCTTGGGGCGAAGAAGATTCTTGACGATAAGTATACTCCAGACGGTTACAGTGTAGGCTGGAATACGGGAAGGGCTGGCGGGCAATCGATTTTCCATGCCCATTTGCATGTTATTCCGCGATTTAATGATGAACCTCTTGCAGGCAAGGGAATCAGGTATTGGATCAAACAAAAGGAGAATAAACGGAAATAA